One Aerococcus urinaeequi DNA segment encodes these proteins:
- a CDS encoding phytoene desaturase family protein: MTAKERIAIIGAGIGGLSAAIRLQHAGYQVEIFEKESLPGGKMNQIAVDGYTFDVGPTIVMWPEAYRELFTLTGRDPEDYIPMQKLTPMYDVYFKGDPYRHYSVSNDLTDLMALMESKDPQTALGFLQYLAEMFERYQVAMDHFIRRPFRYKSDMYNPSMIVNAFKLKTFDSAEHMMAKFIPNKDIQQLMAFQTLYIGVSPKNGPSLYNMIPMIELLYGIHYVKGGMHTVAKGFAQLFEELGGVIHYNTPVDKILIDNQQVNGLQVGDQFIPSKKVISNADFPYTMKHLIDGDLNRGKYTAKKIDQMDYSCSCLVFYWGVDGTFKDLQTHTFIISEDLDDNMARIFDGRLIDNPSMYLHIPSQVDETRAPEGKSSFYLLMPISELGTAQYDFDESTVQFYKEKALATLANLPGLENLESQIEVERVFTPNDYESHFNAFRGATFGLQPTLMQSNHFRPQSKAENVSGLYFTGSSTHPGAGVPTVIEGGKICASELMLDDKTDGGKTR; this comes from the coding sequence ATGACAGCTAAAGAAAGAATCGCAATCATTGGGGCAGGGATAGGTGGTTTATCTGCAGCTATCCGCTTGCAGCATGCAGGATACCAAGTTGAAATCTTTGAGAAAGAATCGTTGCCGGGCGGTAAGATGAACCAGATAGCAGTAGATGGCTATACCTTTGATGTGGGTCCAACGATTGTCATGTGGCCAGAAGCATATAGAGAGTTGTTTACATTAACTGGTCGGGACCCAGAAGACTACATTCCTATGCAGAAACTAACCCCGATGTATGATGTATATTTTAAAGGAGACCCTTATCGCCACTATAGCGTGAGCAATGATTTGACTGATTTAATGGCTTTAATGGAGTCAAAAGATCCACAAACTGCGCTAGGCTTCTTGCAATATCTTGCCGAAATGTTTGAAAGATACCAAGTGGCGATGGATCACTTTATCAGACGTCCTTTTAGGTATAAATCAGACATGTATAATCCATCAATGATCGTCAACGCATTTAAATTAAAAACATTTGACAGTGCAGAACATATGATGGCGAAATTTATTCCAAATAAAGATATTCAGCAGTTAATGGCTTTTCAAACACTTTATATAGGCGTTTCTCCTAAAAATGGGCCTTCACTTTATAATATGATTCCGATGATTGAGCTATTGTACGGCATTCATTATGTCAAAGGTGGCATGCACACCGTAGCTAAAGGTTTTGCTCAATTGTTTGAAGAATTAGGTGGCGTTATTCACTATAATACACCAGTGGATAAAATTTTAATTGATAATCAACAAGTCAATGGACTTCAAGTTGGCGATCAATTTATCCCAAGTAAAAAAGTAATTTCAAACGCTGACTTCCCTTATACTATGAAACATTTAATTGATGGGGATTTAAACCGCGGTAAATATACAGCCAAGAAAATAGATCAAATGGATTATTCTTGTTCTTGCTTAGTATTTTATTGGGGGGTAGACGGTACGTTTAAAGACTTACAAACCCATACCTTTATCATCTCTGAAGATTTAGATGATAATATGGCACGCATTTTTGATGGTCGTCTAATTGACAATCCATCAATGTACCTACATATACCTTCTCAAGTGGATGAAACGCGTGCACCAGAAGGGAAATCTAGTTTCTATTTACTAATGCCCATTTCAGAATTAGGCACAGCACAATATGACTTTGATGAGTCAACGGTGCAGTTCTATAAAGAAAAAGCATTGGCTACATTGGCTAATCTACCAGGATTAGAAAACTTGGAAAGTCAAATTGAAGTAGAACGTGTATTTACGCCAAACGACTACGAGAGTCACTTCAACGCCTTCCGTGGTGCGACTTTTGGTTTGCAACCAACCTTGATGCAAAGCAATCATTTCAGACCGCAATCTAAAGCTGAAAATGTTTCGGGATTATATTTCACAGGTTCTTCAACGCATCCAGGTGCAGGTGTGCCTACCGTTATTGAAGGCGGGAAGATTTGTGCTAGTGAATTAATGCTAGATGATAAAACTGATGGAGGGAAAACGAGATAA
- a CDS encoding TetR/AcrR family transcriptional regulator has protein sequence MSLKESSSRSRIIEVARNKFMSSGYKATSTRMIAKEVGITQPNLYYHFKNKESLYLGVLDEIGEEVYTDLLAMVENDQLDLTGKLLQMSYYLQDNQDMDIYTMMQDMQADISIESRRILYQIFQESYKRPFILLFDDYEKQLKHQFTGEKIATYFFVTLAPYISSKHTINKTIALEEMVELFLHGII, from the coding sequence ATGTCCTTAAAAGAATCTTCAAGCAGAAGTCGTATTATTGAAGTTGCACGAAATAAGTTTATGTCAAGTGGTTATAAAGCTACCTCTACTAGAATGATTGCGAAAGAAGTTGGGATTACACAACCAAACTTGTATTATCATTTTAAAAACAAGGAAAGCCTTTATCTTGGGGTTTTAGATGAAATAGGCGAGGAAGTATACACTGACCTATTGGCGATGGTTGAAAATGACCAACTTGACCTAACTGGTAAACTATTACAAATGTCTTATTATCTACAAGATAACCAAGACATGGATATCTATACTATGATGCAAGATATGCAAGCAGACATTTCCATTGAAAGTAGACGCATCCTATACCAAATCTTTCAAGAAAGTTATAAACGGCCGTTCATCTTATTATTTGATGATTACGAAAAGCAATTAAAACATCAGTTCACTGGAGAGAAAATCGCCACATATTTCTTTGTGACACTAGCCCCTTATATTTCTTCTAAACACACAATCAACAAAACGATTGCTTTGGAGGAAATGGTTGAGTTATTTCTGCACGGGATTATCTAG
- a CDS encoding DAK2 domain-containing protein produces MKRTVLDVEAFISMLEVGGNRLSENAEYVNSLNVFPVPDGDTGTNMNLTYTSGIERVIKQHSDTVGEVGEDLAKGLLMGARGNSGVILSQLFRGFAKAIEGKTTIEAQDLANAFQRGIDTAVKAVMKPVEGTILTVARDSAAAGMQKAEETDDIIEVMTAVLEEAQTSLENTPNLLPVLKEVGVVDSGGQGLVYIFHGFLESLTGESIPVKSADPNKANVTELAHQENFFNTAHSVASEDIHYGYCTEIMVKIGEGETVTDEFDYDTFRNHLDGIGDSLLVVSDDEIVKVHVHTETPGEVMNYGQKFGSLVKIKVDNMRLQHDDILDGKGATQSESTPVVERTNLAIIAVAAGEGIENLFKDMGVKSIISGGQTMNPSTNDILDAINKANADNVIILPNNKNIIMAANQAVEVSEIPAAVVETKYISQGLTAMLGYNPDGTLEDNKAAMVAEMANVTSGQVTVAVRDTTVDGLEIHKDHFMGIIDGKIVSEDADLVKETINMVNAMIDEDKELVTLIFGEETDQATAELIAEAVESANEDIEVEIVDGGQPVYHFLASVE; encoded by the coding sequence GTGAAAAGAACAGTATTAGACGTTGAAGCGTTCATATCTATGCTTGAAGTCGGGGGTAACCGACTTTCAGAGAATGCTGAATACGTGAATTCATTAAATGTTTTCCCGGTGCCAGATGGTGATACCGGAACAAATATGAATTTAACATACACATCAGGTATCGAACGAGTAATTAAACAACATTCCGATACCGTTGGTGAGGTTGGAGAAGATTTAGCTAAGGGATTATTGATGGGGGCACGCGGTAACTCAGGCGTTATCTTATCCCAATTATTCCGTGGGTTCGCTAAAGCAATCGAAGGTAAAACAACCATTGAAGCACAAGATTTAGCGAATGCTTTCCAACGCGGTATTGATACAGCGGTAAAAGCTGTTATGAAACCCGTAGAAGGTACTATTTTAACAGTAGCACGTGATTCAGCAGCAGCAGGTATGCAAAAAGCTGAAGAAACAGATGACATCATTGAAGTGATGACAGCTGTACTAGAAGAAGCGCAAACATCACTAGAAAACACACCCAACTTACTACCCGTGTTAAAAGAAGTGGGCGTTGTCGATTCAGGTGGTCAAGGATTAGTATATATCTTTCATGGCTTCTTAGAATCATTAACTGGTGAATCTATTCCAGTTAAATCAGCTGATCCAAACAAAGCGAATGTCACAGAACTAGCGCACCAAGAAAACTTCTTCAACACTGCTCATTCCGTAGCATCAGAAGATATTCATTATGGTTACTGTACTGAAATTATGGTCAAAATCGGTGAAGGTGAAACAGTTACTGATGAATTTGATTATGATACATTCCGTAACCACTTAGATGGTATCGGAGATTCATTATTGGTTGTATCTGATGATGAGATTGTAAAAGTTCATGTACATACAGAAACACCAGGTGAAGTCATGAACTATGGCCAAAAATTTGGTTCATTAGTGAAAATTAAAGTAGATAACATGCGTCTACAACATGACGATATCTTAGATGGGAAAGGGGCAACCCAATCCGAGTCAACGCCAGTAGTGGAACGGACGAATCTAGCGATTATCGCTGTTGCAGCCGGTGAAGGAATTGAAAACCTATTTAAAGATATGGGCGTTAAATCAATTATCTCTGGTGGTCAAACGATGAATCCATCAACAAATGATATCTTAGATGCTATCAACAAAGCGAATGCAGATAACGTGATTATCTTACCAAACAATAAGAATATCATTATGGCTGCTAACCAAGCTGTTGAAGTTTCAGAAATTCCAGCTGCCGTAGTTGAAACTAAATATATCTCTCAAGGTTTAACAGCCATGCTTGGATATAACCCTGACGGGACATTAGAAGACAATAAAGCAGCAATGGTTGCTGAAATGGCCAACGTAACTAGTGGTCAAGTCACAGTGGCTGTTCGAGATACAACAGTTGACGGCTTAGAAATCCATAAAGATCACTTTATGGGCATTATAGACGGTAAAATTGTTTCTGAAGATGCTGACTTAGTCAAAGAAACCATCAATATGGTGAATGCAATGATTGATGAAGACAAGGAGTTAGTGACTTTAATCTTTGGTGAAGAAACCGACCAAGCAACAGCAGAATTAATCGCTGAAGCAGTCGAATCGGCTAACGAAGATATTGAAGTTGAAATTGTAGACGGTGGCCAACCAGTTTACCATTTCCTAGCATCAGTAGAATAA
- a CDS encoding Asp23/Gls24 family envelope stress response protein — translation MALKMQTDFGEIDITNESIATVVGMATTQNYGVVGMASKHQIRDGIQEILKQENYTKGVLVSVDNNDLVVVDVYIIVNYGTKISEICRNVQSSVKYELGRQLGIAANVVNVYVQGVRVIED, via the coding sequence ATGGCATTAAAAATGCAAACAGACTTCGGTGAAATTGATATTACAAATGAATCTATCGCAACAGTCGTAGGTATGGCTACAACACAAAACTACGGTGTCGTTGGTATGGCAAGTAAACATCAAATCCGTGATGGTATCCAAGAAATTCTTAAACAAGAAAACTATACCAAAGGGGTACTTGTTTCAGTAGATAACAACGATTTAGTAGTAGTGGATGTATACATTATCGTCAACTACGGTACGAAAATTTCTGAAATTTGTCGCAATGTACAAAGTTCTGTGAAATACGAATTAGGTCGTCAATTAGGTATTGCTGCAAACGTAGTGAATGTGTACGTACAAGGCGTCCGTGTGATTGAAGACTAG
- the rpmB gene encoding 50S ribosomal protein L28 produces MAKECYYTGRKATSGNNRSHALNATKRTFKANLQKVRIIDENGNKKRVWVSAHAIKAGLVTRA; encoded by the coding sequence ATGGCTAAAGAATGTTATTACACAGGACGTAAAGCGACTTCAGGTAACAACCGCTCACACGCATTGAATGCTACAAAACGTACATTTAAAGCAAACTTACAAAAAGTTCGTATCATCGACGAAAATGGTAACAAAAAGCGTGTATGGGTTTCTGCACACGCAATCAAAGCTGGTTTAGTTACCCGCGCGTAA
- a CDS encoding thiamine diphosphokinase: MQVYLIGSGPFDPEFFKGYVERQKVAHNDSETAFVGVDLGAKQLLDMDFPIDLAVGDFDSIEDKVYQQVAKKAASIEKLEPMKDETDTEHALGSVADLYPNARYHLFGMLGGRVDHLLSNLWLIYQERFAPIIDRVHLVEENNAVSFLRPGQHQVDRLKEMKYLSFVAMTPITDLTLKNVVYPLDNYQMPTPLALISNEFLPGQNTMKIAFSNGLILAIQARD; the protein is encoded by the coding sequence ATGCAAGTTTATCTCATCGGATCAGGACCCTTTGACCCCGAATTCTTTAAAGGCTATGTCGAGCGGCAGAAAGTCGCCCACAACGATTCAGAAACAGCCTTTGTGGGTGTCGATTTAGGCGCCAAACAACTCTTAGACATGGATTTTCCAATTGATTTGGCTGTAGGAGACTTTGATTCAATCGAGGATAAGGTCTATCAACAAGTAGCCAAAAAGGCAGCATCAATCGAAAAGCTAGAACCTATGAAAGATGAAACCGACACAGAGCACGCCTTGGGATCAGTCGCTGACTTATATCCGAATGCAAGATACCATCTATTTGGTATGTTAGGGGGTAGGGTAGACCATTTATTGTCTAACTTATGGCTCATCTACCAAGAACGGTTTGCGCCGATTATTGATCGTGTTCACTTAGTAGAAGAAAACAATGCTGTTTCATTCTTAAGACCAGGGCAACATCAAGTTGACCGCCTAAAAGAGATGAAATACCTGTCATTTGTGGCCATGACCCCAATCACAGATTTAACCCTTAAAAATGTGGTCTACCCATTAGATAACTATCAAATGCCAACGCCACTAGCTTTAATTTCAAATGAGTTTCTACCAGGTCAAAATACCATGAAAATTGCCTTTAGTAATGGTCTTATCCTCGCTATTCAAGCCCGAGATTAA
- the rpe gene encoding ribulose-phosphate 3-epimerase, which yields MYIAPSILSANFGKFIDEVNRIEDAGADWVHIDVMDGHFVPNLTFGAGVVEALRPNTKMTLDCHLMVSNPEVHVETFANAGADYFTVHYEATSHLHGLIQTIHKHGMKAGVAINPATPVSAIAPILKDVDMILVMTVNPGFGGQSFIESTVDKMAELSTFRAENDANFLIEVDGGINDETAKICAEKGVDAFVAGSYIFNKDDVKQPIDALKMAIK from the coding sequence ATGTATATTGCACCATCTATTTTATCTGCGAATTTTGGTAAATTTATTGACGAAGTAAATCGAATCGAAGACGCCGGCGCTGACTGGGTTCACATTGATGTCATGGACGGCCATTTTGTGCCCAATTTAACCTTTGGTGCTGGCGTCGTTGAAGCTTTGCGCCCAAACACCAAGATGACCCTAGACTGCCATTTAATGGTATCTAACCCAGAAGTCCATGTGGAAACCTTCGCCAATGCCGGTGCGGATTATTTCACTGTTCATTACGAGGCAACTAGTCACTTACATGGCTTAATCCAAACCATTCACAAACACGGTATGAAAGCTGGTGTGGCCATTAATCCAGCGACGCCCGTATCAGCCATTGCACCGATCCTAAAAGACGTCGACATGATTTTAGTGATGACCGTAAACCCTGGATTTGGCGGTCAATCATTTATTGAATCAACTGTTGATAAGATGGCTGAATTAAGTACTTTCAGAGCAGAAAATGACGCCAATTTCCTAATCGAAGTAGATGGCGGCATTAACGATGAAACGGCTAAAATCTGTGCAGAAAAAGGGGTAGATGCCTTTGTAGCCGGCTCATACATCTTCAATAAAGACGACGTGAAACAACCAATTGATGCATTAAAAATGGCCATTAAGTAA
- the rsgA gene encoding ribosome small subunit-dependent GTPase A, whose product MKRKDDYIQPNAPTYTGQIIKALSGFYYVEEKESQVIYTTRARGQFRNTQTTPLVGDFVEFQANNTKEGYVMKILPRYSQMIRPAVANVDVALLVASVTEPQIQPKLLDRFLVYLESENIEPILYFSKMDLADQASQADKDRIDQFIKVYKEVGYQVILSTDLDGNFDQLKELVANRTMVVVGQSGVGKSTLLNRLLPSLAIETGEISTSLGRGRHTTRHTELHDIFEGKVADTPGFSSIDIDQLDKVLLSNYFPEMRAIQDQCKFRGCTHIQEPKCAVKAALDAGEIAQSRYDSYLQIFQEIDNAKPKY is encoded by the coding sequence ATGAAGAGAAAAGATGATTATATTCAACCAAATGCGCCGACATACACGGGCCAAATTATTAAGGCTTTGTCTGGTTTTTATTATGTAGAAGAGAAAGAAAGCCAAGTGATTTATACCACACGGGCACGTGGCCAATTTAGAAATACGCAAACAACACCATTGGTGGGCGATTTTGTGGAATTTCAAGCCAACAATACCAAAGAAGGCTATGTAATGAAAATCTTACCACGCTATAGCCAAATGATTCGACCGGCAGTAGCTAATGTGGACGTGGCCTTGTTGGTAGCATCGGTTACTGAGCCCCAGATCCAACCAAAATTATTAGACCGTTTTTTAGTTTATTTAGAGTCAGAGAACATTGAACCGATTTTATATTTTTCCAAAATGGACTTAGCTGACCAAGCTAGTCAAGCGGATAAAGACCGAATCGACCAATTCATCAAGGTCTATAAGGAAGTCGGCTACCAAGTCATTTTATCAACAGACCTAGATGGAAATTTTGATCAATTAAAAGAACTTGTCGCCAACCGGACCATGGTGGTTGTAGGCCAGTCAGGGGTTGGAAAATCTACCTTGCTTAACCGATTATTACCAAGTTTAGCGATTGAAACAGGGGAAATCTCAACATCACTAGGACGCGGTCGTCATACTACCCGTCATACGGAATTACATGATATTTTCGAAGGGAAAGTGGCAGATACACCAGGTTTCTCTAGTATCGATATCGACCAATTAGATAAAGTCTTATTATCTAACTACTTCCCAGAAATGCGGGCCATTCAAGACCAATGTAAGTTCCGTGGTTGTACCCATATTCAAGAACCTAAATGTGCAGTGAAAGCCGCCTTAGATGCCGGTGAGATCGCACAAAGTCGCTATGACTCTTACCTACAAATCTTCCAAGAAATTGACAATGCAAAACCCAAATATTAG
- the pknB gene encoding Stk1 family PASTA domain-containing Ser/Thr kinase, producing the protein MKSGQIIDERYKIVNHIGSGGMADVYLAYDPILERDVAIKFLRVGKTDAMDATKRFEREALSVSELNHPNVVSLFDVGEDEEGKFIVMEYVDGMDLKAYIRENHPIPVDIIQNLMIQILSGVQAAHDIGIVHRDLKPQNIMVNYDGTIKIMDFGIAMVTSETSITQTNSIIGSVHYLSPEQARGSMATSLSDIYSLGVVLFEMLTGRVPFDGESAVSIALKHFQEPLPPIEAYRDDAPQSLINVVAKATAKEPSARYQTTQEMIDDLETVFSDNRKNEPVFIPANMANETIVMAKEDIENQMRLAESDEEQLMAAGEKAVDDDAEPDATDENAEGTLLDDSDEYDIADKAGLAAGAGLAGAALAGAGTAAGVSDLQANPSPSGDGTDQGGSNKPTSNPNKNPGKPSNKQPKSRKPMAIIAGIIVGLLLIAFLGYNYMAGHNITVPDLAGMTEQEASLTLESLDLVLGDVTAVYDEEIEAGRVINSSPSANTEVKHDTEVDVNISQGPEPYELKDYTGQPFTKIEEELTALGFTVTQEEDYSDSVEVGDIMSQSIEQGEAVIPGETTINFVVSAGVETFTMADLSGWNRASIQQYAESNGLVASFDSQYSGWVPDGVMISQSITPGTEFVAGDELYIVMSDGPEPVSSSSSSSSSSSSSSSSSSSNDDDDDEDDDSSSSSSSSNSSSSSSSSSSSSSSSSASSSSSQRESSNVED; encoded by the coding sequence ATGAAATCTGGTCAAATCATTGATGAACGCTATAAAATTGTGAACCATATTGGTTCAGGTGGTATGGCGGATGTATACCTTGCTTATGACCCTATTCTAGAGCGCGATGTAGCCATCAAATTCTTGCGTGTAGGGAAAACAGATGCCATGGATGCCACCAAACGATTTGAGCGCGAAGCCCTATCTGTATCTGAATTGAACCACCCAAACGTAGTCAGTTTATTTGATGTGGGTGAAGACGAAGAAGGCAAGTTTATCGTGATGGAATATGTGGACGGAATGGACTTAAAAGCCTATATCCGTGAAAACCACCCAATTCCAGTGGATATCATCCAAAACTTGATGATTCAAATCTTATCAGGTGTTCAAGCTGCCCATGATATTGGTATTGTTCACCGTGATTTAAAACCACAAAATATTATGGTCAACTACGATGGTACGATTAAAATTATGGACTTCGGGATTGCTATGGTGACTTCTGAAACAAGTATCACCCAAACCAATTCGATTATTGGTTCAGTCCATTATCTATCACCAGAACAAGCGCGTGGTTCAATGGCAACAAGTCTTTCAGATATTTACTCATTAGGGGTCGTTTTATTTGAAATGCTAACAGGCCGTGTACCATTTGACGGTGAATCAGCCGTCTCAATTGCCTTAAAACATTTCCAAGAACCACTACCACCAATCGAAGCTTACCGGGATGATGCCCCACAAAGTTTAATCAATGTGGTAGCCAAAGCGACAGCTAAGGAACCATCTGCACGTTACCAAACTACACAAGAAATGATCGACGACTTAGAAACGGTCTTTTCTGATAACCGGAAAAATGAGCCCGTATTTATTCCAGCTAACATGGCCAATGAAACGATTGTCATGGCCAAGGAAGATATCGAAAATCAAATGCGTCTAGCAGAGTCTGATGAAGAACAGTTAATGGCAGCTGGTGAAAAAGCTGTTGATGACGATGCAGAACCGGATGCAACCGATGAAAATGCTGAAGGTACTCTTTTAGATGATTCAGATGAATACGATATTGCAGATAAGGCTGGTTTGGCTGCAGGCGCTGGTTTAGCTGGAGCGGCCTTAGCGGGTGCAGGAACGGCTGCAGGTGTTAGCGATTTACAAGCAAATCCAAGTCCTAGTGGTGATGGTACCGATCAGGGCGGTAGCAACAAGCCAACAAGTAATCCCAATAAAAATCCTGGGAAACCAAGTAATAAACAGCCGAAAAGTCGTAAGCCAATGGCCATTATTGCAGGAATCATTGTCGGACTCCTATTGATTGCTTTCCTAGGTTATAACTATATGGCAGGCCACAATATTACCGTACCTGACTTAGCGGGTATGACAGAGCAAGAGGCATCCTTAACTTTAGAAAGCTTAGATTTAGTTCTAGGAGATGTAACAGCAGTATATGATGAAGAAATTGAAGCGGGTCGTGTGATCAACTCAAGTCCATCAGCAAACACAGAAGTTAAACATGATACGGAAGTCGATGTCAATATTTCGCAAGGTCCTGAACCGTATGAATTAAAGGATTACACTGGGCAACCATTTACGAAAATTGAAGAAGAATTAACGGCATTAGGCTTCACCGTCACCCAAGAAGAAGACTACTCTGATTCAGTTGAAGTAGGCGACATCATGAGTCAATCTATCGAACAAGGTGAAGCAGTCATACCTGGTGAGACAACTATTAACTTTGTTGTTTCTGCGGGTGTTGAAACCTTTACGATGGCCGATCTATCTGGATGGAATAGAGCGTCAATTCAACAATATGCTGAATCAAATGGTTTAGTTGCTTCATTTGATTCACAATATTCAGGTTGGGTACCGGATGGTGTTATGATTTCTCAATCAATTACACCAGGTACGGAATTTGTAGCTGGAGATGAATTATATATTGTGATGTCTGATGGACCGGAACCAGTATCTAGTTCATCAAGTTCAAGCTCTTCATCTTCATCCTCATCCTCAAGCTCATCATCCAATGACGATGATGACGACGAAGACGATGATAGCTCATCATCAAGTTCATCATCTAATAGTAGTTCAAGCAGCTCAAGTTCTTCATCGTCAAGTTCATCATCGAGTGCTAGTTCATCATCTAGCCAACGTGAAAGTTCAAATGTAGAAGATTAG
- a CDS encoding Stp1/IreP family PP2C-type Ser/Thr phosphatase, translating into MEIASKTDVGVERKQNQDQVGVFYNQDQAAILLLCDGMGGHNAGDVASEMAIYHVGNAWESTENMTDANIISGWLTNQIQAANAHIFEKANQYHDLSGMGTTIVAAVPLEDLAQVVLAHVGDSRIYIHQADALKQITKDHSFVQELLDMDMITKEEAQVHPQKNIVTRAVGIAADVDVDIDVVDFLVDETLLLCSDGLTDMVEETEAMAILSDERLTIEAKADQLIAIANDHGGRDNVSVVVAHRTPANLKKEETFEHEIENERGEF; encoded by the coding sequence ATGGAAATCGCAAGCAAAACTGATGTCGGTGTCGAACGAAAACAAAACCAAGACCAAGTAGGCGTTTTTTACAACCAAGACCAAGCAGCAATCTTATTGCTTTGTGACGGGATGGGTGGCCACAACGCGGGAGACGTGGCTTCAGAAATGGCTATTTATCATGTAGGAAATGCTTGGGAAAGCACTGAAAACATGACGGACGCCAATATCATTTCTGGATGGTTGACTAATCAAATCCAAGCTGCCAATGCCCATATATTTGAAAAAGCCAACCAATATCATGATTTATCAGGTATGGGTACAACAATCGTCGCAGCTGTACCATTAGAAGATTTGGCACAAGTGGTTTTAGCCCATGTAGGGGATTCACGTATCTATATTCATCAAGCGGATGCGCTTAAACAGATTACCAAAGACCATTCTTTTGTCCAAGAATTATTAGATATGGATATGATTACTAAAGAAGAAGCTCAGGTTCACCCACAAAAGAATATCGTGACTCGGGCAGTGGGTATTGCTGCTGACGTTGATGTAGATATTGATGTTGTAGACTTTTTAGTAGATGAAACTTTACTATTATGTTCAGATGGATTAACCGATATGGTTGAGGAAACAGAGGCCATGGCCATTTTGAGTGATGAAAGACTCACTATTGAAGCGAAAGCTGACCAATTAATTGCTATTGCCAACGACCATGGAGGCCGAGACAATGTTTCGGTGGTTGTCGCACATAGAACACCAGCAAATTTAAAAAAGGAAGAAACATTCGAACATGAAATTGAAAATGAAAGGGGTGAATTCTAA